The sequence GGCATGCTCGGCCGCTTCTTCTCGGATCACATCCGGGCCGGCGAACCGGACTCGGAGATCGTCTCCGTGCTCGCGCCAGCCGAGGGCGAGCCGGTGCTCCGGAAGACCACGTACGACGCCTTCCTCGGGACCGGGCTCGAGGAGCTCCTCCGCGGCCGCGGCGTCTCGCAGGTCGTCGTGACGGGCGCGCTCACGCACATGTGCGTCGAGACCACGGCGCGCGCCGCGTTCTGCCGGGGGTTCGAGGTGTACGTCCCCGTGGACGCGGCGGCGTCGAGCTCGGAGGACCGGCACGTCGGCTCGCTGCTCGCGATGGCCGACGCCGTCGCGATCCCGATGGCCGCCGAGGAGGTCGCCGGATGCGCATCGCGGACGTCCTAGTCGTCGGCGCCGGCCCGGCCGGGATCGCCGCGGCCGCGCAGTGCGCGCGCCTCGGCCTGCAGGTGCGGATCGTCGACCGGACCGGCCGCGCGGGCGGCCTCGTGGTGAACGGCTTCCTCGTCGAGAACTACCCGGGCCTCGAGCCCATGCCCGGCGAGGCGCTCGCGGCGCGCCTTCGCGATCACCTCGCGCGCTTCGAGCTCGTGGTGGAGAGGCGGGAGGTGCGCGATCTCGTGAACGATGACGGCGTCTGGATCGTGACCGCGGATCGGGAGGAGATCGCGGCGCGCGCGCTCGTGCTCGCCGTCGGGACGAAGGGGAAGCCGCTCGGCGCGGAGGGGGAGGCGCAGGCGCGGGACCGCGTGTTCACCGAGCTGCGCGCGCTCCTCGAGGCGGTGCCGCGACCCGTGCACGTCGTCGTCGTGGGCGGCGGCGAGGCGTCGCTCGATTACGCGCTCTCGCTCGCGGCGCGGGGGGCGTCGGTGACGCTCCTCGTGCGCTCCGGGGCGCTCAAGGCGCGCGGCCGCCTCGCGGAGATCGTGGCGCGAACGCCGGCTGTCGAGATCCGGCTTACGGCGCGCGTCGAGCGCATCGTCCCCTCGGACGGCGCGCTTGCGGTCGAGGTCGCGTACCTCGACGGCGCCCGTTTTCTCGGCGCGGACGCGGTGCTCGTCGCGATCGGCAGGACCCCGGCGCTCGAGCCGATCTTCCCGTCGTGCGGCCACGGCCGGCCGAAGGGGCGGCAGATCGAGGTGTCGCCGGATCTCTTCGTGTGCGGCGACGCCCGCTCGGGCGGCCTCGGGCAGATCGGGATCGCGGTCGGCGACGGCCTCGAGGCGGCGGGGATCATCGCCGAGCGGATCCTGCGCCCCGGCGATCGCTGACGCCGCGCCGTTCGGCTATCTAGCGCAGCTCTCCGTACGCCGTGACCTCGTTCTTGTTGCTGCACAGCCTGCGCAGCTCGAACTCGGCGCCGCTCGCGTCGAGGCTCGCCTCGAGCTGGTCGAGCACCGGGTAGTCCGCCTCGCCCTTGAACTTGATCGTGACGACGAACCTTCGGCAGAGCCGCGCGGCGATCCACCGCTCGAGCAGCTCGACGCTCCTTCGCGGGTAGGCGATGACGTCGCTCAAGAGCCAGTCGACCGGCGCGGGCGGCGTCCACCTGAAGGCGTCGCCCTTCACGAACTCGAGCCCGGGGTGCGCCATGAGATCCGCCCGCAGGGGGCTGCGGTCCACGGCCGCGACCCGCGCGCCGCGGGCGAGCGCCACGTGGGTCCAGCCGCCAGGCGCGGCGCCGAGATCCGCGCACGTCTCGCCCGGCGCGACGAAGGCGCCGAGGCGCATCTCGGCCTCGAGCAGCTTGCGGTAGGCGCGCGACGGCGGCGCGGGATCGTCCGCCACCTCCACGACCCCGCCCCGGAAGCGCGACACGACCCGGCACAGCCGGCGGCGCTCCTCCGGCAGGGCGATCGAGAAGAGCCCCGCGTCCGGGCTCTCGAGCGCCACCTGGACGAGCGCCTCGCCGTCGGCCCAGGGGAGCGCGTCGTCCGCGACACGCGCCCGCAGGAGGCGCCGCCGCTCGCGCTTGAGGATCTCGAGGACGCCGGCCTGCACGAGCTCGCAGCGCCCGCCCCGCGCGTCCGATCCCGCCTCCTCGCAGCAGA is a genomic window of Pseudomonadota bacterium containing:
- a CDS encoding cysteine hydrolase, with product MRTSAYCTPGNADAKAAEWLDRVRGSAAPRPHLVLDPSRAALLVVDMLVYFAAPEGRCFLPAAVPAAGRIRQILDAWRKIGAPVVFTRHAHEGGHDLGMLGRFFSDHIRAGEPDSEIVSVLAPAEGEPVLRKTTYDAFLGTGLEELLRGRGVSQVVVTGALTHMCVETTARAAFCRGFEVYVPVDAAASSSEDRHVGSLLAMADAVAIPMAAEEVAGCASRTS
- a CDS encoding NAD(P)/FAD-dependent oxidoreductase: MRIADVLVVGAGPAGIAAAAQCARLGLQVRIVDRTGRAGGLVVNGFLVENYPGLEPMPGEALAARLRDHLARFELVVERREVRDLVNDDGVWIVTADREEIAARALVLAVGTKGKPLGAEGEAQARDRVFTELRALLEAVPRPVHVVVVGGGEASLDYALSLAARGASVTLLVRSGALKARGRLAEIVARTPAVEIRLTARVERIVPSDGALAVEVAYLDGARFLGADAVLVAIGRTPALEPIFPSCGHGRPKGRQIEVSPDLFVCGDARSGGLGQIGIAVGDGLEAAGIIAERILRPGDR